TAAAGTACTTCCGCGGAATGATCAGCGCACTCAAAAAGTTTTGCGCGTAGGAAATAAAATTAAATCGAGTGTTGAATCTTTTTTGAATGCACACAATGCTTCATCACGTGTGAGAGGATTTAACTGGGAATTTAATGTGGTGGAAGAAAATACCGTTAACGCCTGGTGTATGCCGGGTGGAAAAGTGGTGGTGTATACCGGAATTTTACCATTGTGTCCGGACGATACTTCTCTGGCGGTTGTAATGGGACATGAAATTGCCCATGCCGTTGCGCGCCACGGAAACGAACGGATGAGTCAGCAAATGGCCGTGAACGGTTTTGGTCAGGTTTTAGGCGGCGTAATGGCCGATCCTGCCAAGCGTAATGTGTTTCTTCAATCGTACGGGGTTGCGTCGACCCTGGGTGTTTTAAAATACTCCAGAACGCACGAGAGTGAAGCAGATAAGATGGGGTTGGTGTTTATGTACCTGGCGGGATATAATCCGTGGAAGGCGATTGATTTTTGGGAGCGTATGGCCGCACAAGGTGGATCGGTTCCCGAAATATTAAGCACGCACCCGAGTGATGCTACACGGATTAATGATATCAAGGCTTATTTGCCCGATATCAAAAAGCATGCGGAATAGGTTTGGTGACATTTCTCACTTCCATTGGCGTTGGTGCATTGTAATTTTGTATTCATAAAATCATATATAATATGCCAACCGTAAAATTGACCGCAGAAAAATTTCGCAACGAGATTTTCGATTATACCACCGAAAAGGACTGGAAATATAAAGGCACAATGCCCGCCATTATCGATTTTTATGCCGACTGGTGTGGTCCCTGCAAAATGGTAGCTCCCATTCTCGAAGAGTTGAGTGATGAGTACAAGGATCAGATTATTATTTATAAAGTAGATACCGAAGCCGAAGAGGAATTATCCTATGTATTTCAGATACGGAGTATTCCAAGTATTCTTTTTATTCCCGGTGAAGGTCAACCCATGATGCAACCCGGAGCATTGCCTAAACATGTATTTAAGCAAGTGATTGAAGAAGAATTGCTGAAAAAGAAAGAATAAGCGATACTACTTTTTGGGTAGAAAGTAAATATTGGTATTTTGAATAATCAAGAGTGGTAAATGCCACTCTTTTTTTTTGATTAATAATGTTTTACTACTTTTTGCGTATTGAATTTATGTTTCAGGAAAAGGATTTTTGTTTTGCGATAAAATAGTTATTCCATGAAACTCCGAATCCTTTGTACAGGTATTATTTTAATGATCCCTTGTTTTTCATTCACTGCTTTATCACAAGGTGATGCAAAAGAAGAAAAAAGTGATCCGCTAAAATTACGTGCTCAGATTTTATTGCTCGATTATGGATTGGGTAGTTTATACAATGGCGGATTTATGGGGATACACAGCGGTATTCGTCTGGAGAGTTATTTGTTAAAAGGGAAATTAATTCCCGAGATCATTTATAAGCGTGGTTGGCTCGATATTGAAAAGCTGACCTATAAGTACGATGAAATGAAACCTTTTTCGGAGATGAAAATCGGTGTGCGTTTTGGAATGAGTGAAGCCGGAAAAGCAAGCTGGAGGAATTTGCGTTGCATCGACCGGACAGAACGAAGCGGAAATATCATTACCACTTATTATGAGCAGGAAAAAGTGACCGGTGTATTGCATTTTGGTTTTGCAGGCGGACTATATTTCAGTCGCGGTTTTGCGGGGAATCCTTTTACAGAGGAATCTCAAATGGAGGGATCCATATTTACAAGTTCTCAATCGGTATACGGCGGTATTGCTATTACGAAGATGAAGAACAATGAAATCAAACGATACAGCAGCGGGAATGAATGTCGCTGGGATAAATACACGCAATATTATATTCATGCCCTGTATTCCGTGCATCACACCCTTGGTGATGTTTATTATTACGGCGGATCTTCCAGTCCGATCGACGGAAGTACAACTTTTCCCGCAATACCATCCAAACGCGAATACCTGCGCGATTTTCGTCCATTCGGACTTGTCGTTGGTTTTGAAGACGGAAGAATGCGCAGAGGATTTATCGGCAATTACGAAGCCGGATTTATTCCCGGATTAAAAGGGAACGGATTTTATTTTAAAGCAGGTGCTAATATTGCTATTGGGATGTAAGAAGTGAATCACAGGGTATTCATTGAGATCACCATTTGAAAACCAGTCTTTTTCTGAGCTTATGGGTTGATTTTTAAGGTTCAATTAAAATTAAAGGACAAATTTGTCTTTTAATTAAAAACAATTATCTTTGTATAAAACAATGATATGTTTTCCAAGGCTTGCGAATACGCCATACGTGCTACACTTTATATTGCTGTTCAATCTGAAAAAGGGGAGCGTTGCGGTATTAAGGAAATAGCGGCATCGATCGATTCTCCGGAAGCGTTTACGGCAAAGATTCTTCAGACCTTAAGCAGAAATAAAATTATAGAATCAGTTAAGGGGCCCAACGGAGGATTTTTCATTGAACCGACACAAGCTAAAAAAATAAAACTCAGTGAAATTGTTTTTGCTATAGATGGCGATGGCGTGTATAAGGGGTGTGGACTCGGTTTAAATGATTGCAATGCCAAAAAACCTTGTCCGGTACACAATCAGTTTAAACAAATCCGGGATGATTTACGGAAAATGCTGGAAAGTACCAGCGTAAACGAATTATCACATAACATTCACAAGGGCGGTGCTGTATTAAAACGATAAAAAAATTTGCACTAATAAAGGATAAAAAGGTCTTTTTAACTTTTAAAAAAATGGAACAGAGAAAAAATCAATCAGAATCTGCAAGCCTCGGATGGCTGGAACTGCAGTCGCAAAAATTTGAAGAGGGGAGGTTTGCCTGGATGACCATCCTTATCACCTTTCAAAGCTGTTTAGGCTCTATTGCCTGTATGTATCTTTTGAAAGGAAATAGCACTGCCTGGTTACTGGCAGGATGTGCAATGATTACCATGGCATCTAACGCTATGTTTATAGCACAGGCTCCGGGAAAAATTTGTTTACTGGTATTTTATGCCAGCGTTCTTATCAATACACTATTAATTATTGTAGCCTATAGTGGAATCGCTTAATGAAAAACTGAAACCGTTTGTTCGATTAACCTCGGACGCTTTCTGTTTTAGTTGAAAATTAAATTCTGAATCATGCTTATTGCAATTATTTTTTTGTGGATTGGATTTGTAACTGCCATTAGTTTTATGGAAGCCTGGATTAAATTTTTAGCTCCCGGTGTTACATTGTCCGTAGGACTGAGCATAGGAAGATTGGTTTTTCGTGCGTTGAATGTTGTTGAATGGCTTTTTTGTTTCACCCTTATTGGTTTACACATATTCTTTTTGGTGAATCCGGAAAAGCGCTTCCTATTGCTCTTTCTTTTATGTGGAATTATCCTGGTGCTTCAGACCCTCTGGTTACTGCCTGCATTGGATGAGCGTGCTTTAAAATGGTTGAGGAATGAAAATCCCGGTCCATCTTCATTGCACAGGTATTATGTTTTGCTCGAAATAATAAAATTAAGCCTTCTCATTTATGCCGGAGTGCTGGCCTGTCAACATTAAAACTTTGAATATGAAAATTGAAACTGAACATACTATTGGGTCCATCGTAGCGGAAGACTATCGTACGGCCTCGGTATTTCAATCCATGGGTATTGATTTTTGTTGCCGTGGAAACCGAACTTTACAGGAGGTCTGTGATGAACGGTCGATTGATACCGATTTATTACTCCACACACTTGAGGAGGTTAGGCAAACTAAAATCGCCGACGATCAGGAGTATCATTTGTGGAACCCAGTATTTCTATGTGATTACATTGAGCGGGTTCACCATACCTATGTAAATGAAAAAATTCTGCAGATTCAACCTCTACTTGAAAAATTATGCCGTGTGCATGGTAAAGCGCATCCTGAATTGTTTCGTATTCGCGAATTGTTTTTGGAATCAGCCGGTGAATTGAGTCAGCATATGAAAAAAGAAGAGCTGATTTTATTCCCGTATATCCGAAAGCTGAATAAGCCAGGTGATGAAGGAAGGTCTTTTATTGCGTCTTCTCCTTTCGGAAGCATACAAAATCCGATTGCCATGATGCAAAGTGAACATATACAGGAAGGAGAACGATTTGCAGAAATTGCTCAACTTAGTTCCGCTTACAATCCGCCTGCAGATGCCTGTGCAACCTATCGCGTTACCTACGCTTTATTGAACGAATTTGAAAGAGATTTACATCTGCATATTCATCTGGAAAATAATATACTTTTTCCTAAAGCCTTGCAAATGGAAAAGAACCAACTTCCTGCTGAATAATTCCGGGAACGATGGTCTAAAATTTCCTTGAATAGCCAACAAAGGGAAGGGCGGGTATAATCTGACTGATGTCTTTAGAAACCAATAACCCGATATCGAATGCATTTTTTCGACTCATTAACCGGACACCATAAATTCCAAGATAATTTTTTTGGTTTTCGGAAATGAAGAAATAATTTTCGGTCATGATGCCAATATTATTTCCTGCACGAACCTGACCTGAAAATGTAAAGGCAGGATTTTTACCAAATTCTCCGGCACGGTTGGTTATTCCTATTCCCATTGTCATATGATCATCGTTTGTACCATAAGTGGCCAGAGCAAAACCAATACCATTCATGCGGTTTCCAAAACTCCGGTTGAGCAATGCAATTCCCAATGCACCAAAACCCAGATGGAAATTTTTTGCCACTTTGGTTGCCCATTTTGGACTAATAAAAAAAGTGGGCCGGCCGAATAAACTTGAAATTAATTCCATTCCTATTCCCAGCGTAAAATGGTTTCCGATTCCAAAAAATACACTAATCGTAGTTAGCATTAAATTTCGGTAGTAACCCGTACCCGAAGCGAGGGGGATGGCTGAAGGACAAAAAAAGTAACGTGAAGGATGAGGATTCGGGTAGGTGAATTCCTCATTGGTATCATAATATTCTGTTTTTTTTATTTGCTGAACGTTTAAGCGGATTTCAACACCATTACTGGTGATGGTGAGTTGAACGCTATCCCGTTGGGTAATTACCACGGTGTATTCATCACCATTTTTCATGGTGACCAGTGCCAGCCTTTTTATTTTTGAGGAATCGGTTTCATCGGGATCTTTATCCTCCATTTGTTGCAGCAAGTCCGCATGGACTATTCCTGAAGAATCTGTCCTTGATTAAGCCAATTTTGGGCATATGGGAAAAAGAGAAACAGGATCTGAAAAGGGATTAACTTTTTCATCGCTTTTGAATTAGTGATACAAAATTGATGAAAGACAAATGAAAAGTGCTTAACCTGAGTTAATATTTGCGGAAGGCGAAACGACCTATTGAAATACGCTCAAATAAAACACTGTATTTAATTTAACCCGGTAGCGTCCATCGATTTCTCCTTAAGAATACGTGCAATTTTTCCATAATTCCATTCAGCAGGTTTATATTGCTGCAACTCTTTCAAAACATAAACACACAAAGATTCCAGTTCGGTTCTGGATGAATTGGCCTTAAAATCGCTATGCATGGAACTGGTGCTGGAATAGGGGAGTGATTTCCATTTTTCGATGGTTTTCATTCGAAGTTCAGGATGAATGTGAATCTGTTTAAAGTTGGCCAGTTGAAGGATTTCATCCAATAGGGAAAGTAAATCCGTATAGGAATCTTCTTGCGCCAATACTTCACCTATGGTGCGATCATAACAAGAAGTGATGCACGCAATAGGGGAAAGGAAAATATATTTTTCCCAAACGGTCGATTGAATTTCCGTTGTTAAGTTCGCTTCGATTTCGGATTGAACGAGAAGTTGAAACAAGAGATGTAATCGTTCATCTTCTTTTTGGGGAAATCCGAAAAATAATTTTTGAATGTTCCCGCTGTTCTCAATGATACCGGGAGCTATTTTTCGTGCAACAATATAAACACAAGCATCAGCAACAGCGTGATTAGGGAATTGATGGTTGATTTTTTCATGATGATCAATTCCATTGAGCAAAGGAATAATCACGGTATTGGAATGAAGGTTGTTGGAAATATCGTGGAGGACCTTCTCCAGATCATAACTTTTGCAGGCAATAAAAATAAAATCGAATCGATGCGATGAATCAAACTGATCGCCGGCATGAAAGGGATGTGCCATCAAGGTTCCGGTGGTTGTTCTGACTTCTAATCCCTTCTCCCTGATTTTTTCTAAATGGGGACCACGGACCAGGAATGAAATTTCAACCTCCGGATTGCTCTTATAAAAGGCAGCCAGTTTTCCTCCGAAAAATCCACCAACACCTCCAATTCCGGCGATTAATATTTTTGTTTTTTTCATGTTCAATTTTTTTAAGCTCCTCCACATCCGCCACAACCACTACATCCGCTACAACCGCTACAACCATCACCCGAGCAGGAAGAGCAACCAAAATCGGTAGTGGTAAAACTAAAACAACCTTCACCATTGTAGGTGCCATAGGAGGAATAAATGGTTGCTTTCACTAGTTCGTCGAGATAATTTATTTCTGAACTGTTGATTCCTTTTAGCAGATAAATATTTCCATGCAGGGAACGAATTACAGCTATCGCTTTTTCGCGGTCTTCTTTGATCAGGTATTGCAATTGCCGCTCCATATTCCCTATCTCTTCGAGGAGTTCATTTCTTGCGTTTTCACCCAAATCATTAAGGCGAAAGCGATTAAAAATGCGCTGAAAAATATTCTGACTAAAAAACAATCGTATTCCGGAATGTTTTATCAATTGATAATTGAACTCTGGTTCAGTTCCCGTATTCTGATAAATTATTTTACTGTACTTCTGCATAATGATGCGGATGCCGGGACTTTTTTGAAAGGGACTGATAAACGGTTTTTCGAAGTGATGCGGATGGTAGGCATCAAAAAGAACTCCGCGCTGAATGTATTTTATCTCACGCGATTTTCTGGATCCTTGTTTGATTTCAGTCGTGATTTCCAATACCTGACGAAGTAATAAATCGGCCAGGGTAAGTTTTAGCACTTCTTTGTGATTTGCTTTATTGTTGTAGAGCAAAATCAGGTTTTCGGCAGGACGAATTTGTTCGAGATACATCATTTTTTTAAACGATGAAATTTAGAAATTACCCAATAGCGATTCATGTTGACACGGCGGAATTCTATTTCGCTGAAACGAATTGAAGATTCCGGCCAAATGTCTTTTGGTGCTTCATAACCGAAATAGTGTTTATACCTCATTAAGGTGTTTTGGTAGAGGTTCACATATTTGTTTCGCTCCTGATTACCGCCTTTGGTTGGACCATGGTGAACCGGGTGCCCCAGAATCTCACCGCAGAATTCTTCCCAATAGGAATGGGTGTAGATTAAATGCAAATGCCAGACCTGATCTACCTGGTCGGAAGGTGTTAAAGGTTCTTTACAAACGGAAATCAAAAACATAAACTTTTTGTATTCTTCAATGGCCCGAAGTGCAAATTCGATGCTCCAACCATTTTCACGCGCCAAACGATCAGAAAAACTGAAGTCCACATCGGGATCGTCGAGCTCGAAGTTTTTTATTTTGGTCCAGAATAATACGTGTTCCTGATTCACGCTTTCGGTGCTTTATGGTTCAGGTAAATGGAGATGGTAATTGCTAATGACAACAGCATTCCCGGAACTGAATAATCGATCCACCATTGGTAGGTGGTGTAGGTATGAAGATCGAGAAAGTTATTGTAAACGATGAAATAAATGAACATCACAAGGGTGCAAAGTAACAATGCGCTTTTCCAATAGTCTTTCAATTTAAGCGGATGAAGATAAATGAGAAGTCCCGTGCTAACAAAAAAGATAGTCCAGCTAAGAACCATCATTGGAATAACACAAAGAAATCCATCGCATGGAATTTGCGTTTGAATACCGGCGAAAACGGTCAGGTTAACGATCCAATAAAAAAGCGGAAGTAATTTTATGAATGTCATTTCGCTCTGCTTCTGGAAATTCATATGAAAGATAAGCATTTTTGGCAGATGAGCAGAATGAGCATTTCCTTATGAATGTTGATTCATCTCGCTGGTATGGGTTTCGCGGACTTCAACACTGGTGTTTTTTCCGTTTAGAATAGGACATTCTTTTGCAATATTAATGGCCTCTTCCATGGTATTCACCCGAATGAGAATATATCCTGCCACCGAACAATTATCACTTTCGTAGGGTCCTTCTTTTTGTTGTTTTCCCGGAAGCAGAACCGTTCCCTTTTTAGAAAAGTGATTGCCTCCCGGAATGAGTTGATTCTTTTCGCGAATCGACTGAATCCAAACATTCCAGCTGTTCATGTATTCGATCATTTGTTCCTCACTGGGTTGTTGTGAAGGATCGCTGAGATTCATTCTGAAAAAGAGGGCA
The Flavobacteriales bacterium genome window above contains:
- a CDS encoding M48 family metallopeptidase, encoding MKQFFVLAFSFVFITACVRVPITNRKQLKLLPEDQLIAMADTAYRDFLATHKVLPRNDQRTQKVLRVGNKIKSSVESFLNAHNASSRVRGFNWEFNVVEENTVNAWCMPGGKVVVYTGILPLCPDDTSLAVVMGHEIAHAVARHGNERMSQQMAVNGFGQVLGGVMADPAKRNVFLQSYGVASTLGVLKYSRTHESEADKMGLVFMYLAGYNPWKAIDFWERMAAQGGSVPEILSTHPSDATRINDIKAYLPDIKKHAE
- the trxA gene encoding thioredoxin, translated to MPTVKLTAEKFRNEIFDYTTEKDWKYKGTMPAIIDFYADWCGPCKMVAPILEELSDEYKDQIIIYKVDTEAEEELSYVFQIRSIPSILFIPGEGQPMMQPGALPKHVFKQVIEEELLKKKE
- a CDS encoding Rrf2 family transcriptional regulator, whose amino-acid sequence is MFSKACEYAIRATLYIAVQSEKGERCGIKEIAASIDSPEAFTAKILQTLSRNKIIESVKGPNGGFFIEPTQAKKIKLSEIVFAIDGDGVYKGCGLGLNDCNAKKPCPVHNQFKQIRDDLRKMLESTSVNELSHNIHKGGAVLKR
- the ric gene encoding iron-sulfur cluster repair di-iron protein, coding for MKIETEHTIGSIVAEDYRTASVFQSMGIDFCCRGNRTLQEVCDERSIDTDLLLHTLEEVRQTKIADDQEYHLWNPVFLCDYIERVHHTYVNEKILQIQPLLEKLCRVHGKAHPELFRIRELFLESAGELSQHMKKEELILFPYIRKLNKPGDEGRSFIASSPFGSIQNPIAMMQSEHIQEGERFAEIAQLSSAYNPPADACATYRVTYALLNEFERDLHLHIHLENNILFPKALQMEKNQLPAE
- a CDS encoding 2-dehydropantoate 2-reductase; its protein translation is MKKTKILIAGIGGVGGFFGGKLAAFYKSNPEVEISFLVRGPHLEKIREKGLEVRTTTGTLMAHPFHAGDQFDSSHRFDFIFIACKSYDLEKVLHDISNNLHSNTVIIPLLNGIDHHEKINHQFPNHAVADACVYIVARKIAPGIIENSGNIQKLFFGFPQKEDERLHLLFQLLVQSEIEANLTTEIQSTVWEKYIFLSPIACITSCYDRTIGEVLAQEDSYTDLLSLLDEILQLANFKQIHIHPELRMKTIEKWKSLPYSSTSSMHSDFKANSSRTELESLCVYVLKELQQYKPAEWNYGKIARILKEKSMDATGLN